TAATAGAAATTCTAAATAACAGCCACCAAAAGAAAGAGTTTGACTGTGGAAACTCAATGCTGAATAATTACATTCGGCAACAAGCTAGACAAGATGTTAAAAGGGACTTATCTGCATGCTTTGTTCTCAATGATAAATTGAGTCAAAAGGTAATCGGCTACTACACATTATCATCTAATTCAATACCAAGAGACGATTTTCCAGATTATCTAATTAAAAAGTTGCCACCTTCATATGTTAATCTTCCGACGATATTGTTAGGAAGGCTGGCCATTGATAAGAATTTCAAAGGAAAGGGCTATGGTGAATTAATTTTAATTGATTCATTAAATAGGTGTGTTGAAATCTCACAAAATTTGGGAACATTGGCAATAGTTGTTGATCCAATTGATATCGATGCAACTAAATTTTATGGTAAATATGGTTTTATCGAGCTTTCTGGAACAGGAAAGATGTTCATTCCAATTAAGACAGTTGAACAATCTATTTAAACTGGGTATAATTGAACCTTTCTCCTTCTGTATTAGTCATGACACACCTCTTTCTTAAAAACCTGAATTTTTTCATAATCGGTAATATCAAGTAAATCTAATAGCTGCAGCCAGGTTATAATTCCAGTTCTGTGATAATGGACCAATACTTCTTTGAAGTGCTTTAACCTTTCAGTTTCAGTCTGCTGAAATACACACCTCAACTCCTCTCCACTTTTTAGTTTTACTACTAGTAGATTATCAAGTCCATTTGATAAATGTGGAGTAAATTCCACTATTGAGTTCATGAACCTACCTCGAATGTCCTCAATTTGTACAAAGTCCAGGATTTTAATTTCCGAAAGACTATAACTCTCCTGATCGATTTGCACTCGGTCATTCCAAAAAATCAATTCCCCCGTGTACTCACCAAATTCACTTTCGTACCTAAAAAAGTTCACTACCATTAATCCAATGATATAAATAAACCAGACAATGGCAAAATTAGTACCCCATCCATTAAAGTCGTTTCCAAACGAATGTTCCATATAGCCAATAAAGAAAAGACCTATGGTTAAAGAAACACCGATCCATTGTTCTGGATTTAAAGGGATGCCCCTTTTCTTTTTAAACAGTCTTAGACTTCTCTGTTTCATTTATAACAATGCCCTGTTTTGGCTCATGGCAGCAAAATAGTGAATCTACCGGTGGACGCAAAGAATCAGATTGGAAGATGGGCTTTACAATCCCTTCTAAACATGTTGACCAATGAAACTCCATTCATAGAGACGTCTGATATTCTCATT
This is a stretch of genomic DNA from Reichenbachiella ulvae. It encodes these proteins:
- a CDS encoding GNAT family N-acetyltransferase, yielding MKPIIEILNNSHQKKEFDCGNSMLNNYIRQQARQDVKRDLSACFVLNDKLSQKVIGYYTLSSNSIPRDDFPDYLIKKLPPSYVNLPTILLGRLAIDKNFKGKGYGELILIDSLNRCVEISQNLGTLAIVVDPIDIDATKFYGKYGFIELSGTGKMFIPIKTVEQSI